One window of the Sphaerochaeta associata genome contains the following:
- a CDS encoding DEAD/DEAH box helicase: MTYTPHDYQQYASDFIEQHPVAAILLQMGLGKTVITLTALSNLLFDSFLVRKILIIAPLRVARDTWPTEIGKWDHLGDLIPSVAVGSTAERLTALERKADLYIINRENVQWLIEETTLPFDFDMVVVDELSSFKNHRSKRFRALMKRRPVVKRIVGLTGTPASNGLIDLWAQFKLLDKGVRLGRFIGAYRDAYFSPDKRNGQIVFSYKPAHGAEERIYQAIEDITISMKAQDHIRMPELMTNEYKVTLSDEERMVYERLRKDLVLDSSGGQVTAANAASLSGKLLQLANGAVYTDDGATIGIHDRKLDLLEDLIEAANGQSVLVAYWFKHDLQRIAGRLEKLGVSFSTLDTSESLQKWNEGKLPVGLIHPASAGHGLNLQSGGNCLIWFGLTWSLELYQQTVARLWRQGQQSETVVVQHLITENTIDERIIKVLSGKALTQDALIEAVKAELTGGSR, from the coding sequence ATGACATATACACCGCATGACTACCAACAGTATGCGAGCGACTTTATTGAGCAACACCCCGTAGCAGCGATTTTGCTGCAGATGGGACTTGGCAAAACGGTCATCACCCTGACGGCCCTTTCCAACCTCCTCTTCGATTCGTTTCTGGTACGCAAAATACTGATCATCGCGCCCCTTCGGGTTGCACGGGATACCTGGCCTACGGAAATCGGCAAATGGGATCACCTTGGGGATTTGATTCCGTCAGTGGCCGTGGGAAGTACCGCCGAGCGCCTTACTGCTTTGGAGCGCAAGGCTGACCTGTACATCATCAACCGCGAGAACGTTCAGTGGCTGATTGAGGAGACTACCCTGCCCTTCGACTTCGACATGGTCGTCGTCGACGAACTCTCGTCGTTCAAGAACCACCGCTCCAAGCGCTTCAGGGCTCTGATGAAGCGCCGTCCCGTGGTAAAGCGCATCGTAGGGCTCACAGGAACCCCGGCCAGCAACGGCCTGATCGACCTCTGGGCCCAGTTCAAGCTGTTGGACAAAGGTGTGCGCCTAGGCAGGTTCATCGGAGCTTACCGTGATGCGTACTTCTCCCCAGACAAACGCAATGGACAGATCGTGTTCAGCTATAAACCCGCCCACGGTGCGGAGGAAAGGATCTACCAGGCAATCGAAGACATCACGATCTCTATGAAGGCTCAGGACCATATCAGGATGCCCGAGCTCATGACCAATGAGTATAAGGTTACCCTCAGTGATGAGGAGCGGATGGTCTATGAGAGACTAAGGAAAGATCTGGTCCTGGATTCCTCGGGCGGACAAGTGACGGCTGCCAATGCAGCAAGCCTGTCGGGCAAACTGCTGCAACTGGCAAATGGGGCTGTGTACACCGACGATGGGGCGACGATCGGCATCCATGACCGAAAGCTTGATCTATTGGAGGACCTCATCGAAGCAGCAAACGGACAAAGCGTACTGGTGGCCTATTGGTTCAAGCATGACCTTCAGCGGATTGCGGGGAGGCTGGAGAAGCTTGGCGTGTCGTTTTCAACTCTGGATACGAGCGAAAGCCTCCAAAAGTGGAATGAGGGAAAACTCCCGGTCGGGTTGATCCACCCCGCATCCGCTGGGCATGGGCTGAACCTCCAAAGCGGTGGCAACTGCCTGATCTGGTTCGGCCTGACCTGGAGCCTCGAGTTGTACCAGCAGACGGTGGCGCGCCTGTGGCGCCAAGGGCAGCAGTCCGAGACGGTGGTGGTCCAACATCTCATCACCGAGAATACCATCGATGAGCGCATCATAAAGGTTCTTTCAGGTAAGGCACTAACCCAGGATGCTCTGATCGAGGCGGTGAAGGCCGAACTTACAGGGGGTAGCCGATGA
- a CDS encoding DUF5049 domain-containing protein — protein MTEQIRDQILKVRDSGLTNMFNTGAVQWIASQMGLTELVDYLDGDNTREYAHFILTGEG, from the coding sequence ATGACTGAGCAGATAAGGGATCAGATCCTCAAGGTACGTGACAGCGGTCTGACGAACATGTTCAACACGGGGGCGGTCCAGTGGATCGCCTCCCAGATGGGACTTACGGAACTTGTCGACTACCTTGATGGGGACAACACAAGGGAATACGCTCACTTCATACTCACAGGCGAAGGATGA
- a CDS encoding gamma-glutamylcyclotransferase family protein: MKKVYLAYGSNLNLEQMGERCPDAAVIGTTVLHDYQLLFRGGRHTGVATIEMKRGARVPVLLWQITEKCEKALDRYEGHPHLYRKKKLMVNLDGDELVAMAYVMNEGPPLAMPDAYYYSTILDGYYDCGFDEGILKQAVMESMEAAND; this comes from the coding sequence ATGAAGAAAGTCTATCTGGCCTATGGAAGCAATCTGAACCTCGAACAGATGGGAGAGCGATGCCCCGATGCCGCAGTCATCGGAACAACAGTACTGCACGATTATCAGCTGTTGTTTCGGGGAGGCCGACATACTGGCGTGGCCACCATCGAGATGAAACGAGGAGCAAGGGTTCCTGTGCTCCTGTGGCAGATCACCGAGAAGTGCGAGAAGGCCTTGGACCGCTACGAGGGTCACCCCCACCTGTATCGCAAGAAGAAGCTGATGGTGAATCTGGACGGTGATGAGTTGGTGGCGATGGCCTACGTCATGAACGAAGGACCTCCGCTGGCGATGCCGGATGCATACTATTACTCGACCATCCTTGACGGTTACTACGACTGTGGCTTCGATGAAGGTATCCTCAAGCAGGCGGTTATGGAATCGATGGAGGCCGCCAATGACTGA
- a CDS encoding amidoligase family protein, whose protein sequence is MEKTTRFGIEIEMTGITRKDAALAAQTVLGGELLYGGSYYDTYELKTFDGRTWKFTYDGSIRCETKTRGIKESASRLYSVELVSPILTYEADIENLQEVIRALRKAGAFTNSSCGIHIHLDGQDHTPRSIRNFVNIIYARNDLFYKALGIEASRARYCKRMDEHLVATMNRAKPTTFAKIESIWYEGYRGNRDAHYHESRYHFLNLHSFFHGHKTVELRGFNSTLHAGEVRSYIVLALALNSQALSQSSASTKKPQAENEKFAMRTYLNRIGFIGDEFKACREHLTKRLTGSAAWRRRVAA, encoded by the coding sequence ATGGAAAAGACAACACGGTTCGGAATCGAGATAGAGATGACAGGCATCACCCGCAAGGACGCAGCCCTGGCTGCCCAGACGGTCCTCGGTGGAGAGCTGCTCTACGGTGGTTCCTACTACGACACCTACGAACTGAAGACCTTCGATGGCCGCACATGGAAGTTCACCTATGACGGATCCATTCGATGCGAAACCAAGACTCGAGGGATCAAAGAGAGTGCATCACGCCTGTATAGCGTCGAGTTGGTCAGCCCGATCCTCACCTACGAGGCTGACATCGAGAACCTGCAGGAGGTCATCAGGGCACTGCGCAAGGCCGGGGCCTTCACCAACAGCTCCTGCGGCATCCACATCCACCTTGATGGACAGGACCACACACCACGCTCGATCAGAAACTTCGTGAACATCATCTACGCCCGAAACGACCTGTTCTACAAAGCCCTCGGCATAGAGGCTTCACGGGCACGGTACTGCAAGAGGATGGACGAGCACCTCGTGGCGACCATGAACCGAGCCAAGCCGACCACCTTCGCCAAGATCGAGAGCATCTGGTACGAAGGCTACCGGGGAAACCGGGATGCTCACTACCACGAAAGCCGCTACCATTTCTTGAACCTGCACTCATTCTTCCACGGCCACAAAACCGTCGAGCTACGCGGTTTCAACAGCACCCTCCATGCCGGAGAGGTCAGAAGCTACATCGTCCTTGCCCTCGCGCTGAACAGCCAAGCACTCTCACAAAGCTCGGCGAGCACCAAGAAGCCCCAAGCCGAGAACGAGAAGTTTGCGATGCGCACATACCTCAACCGCATCGGTTTCATCGGCGACGAGTTCAAAGCCTGCCGGGAGCACCTGACCAAGCGCCTCACCGGATCCGCCGCATGGAGACGGCGGGTTGCCGCCTGA
- a CDS encoding virulence-associated E family protein, translated as MRNLPIAYGNSCYAKTWTNKTTTFDELCMRLSETIRTTESVEEYPKLLKAERDRIKDKGGFVGGQLRNNRRKRESVASRSMLTLDADHATPELISSFKTSCAYAACLYTTHGHTTEAPRARIIVPMVRDVTPDEYIAIARYFTDSLGIDQFDECSYRPHQLMYWPTTPSNGEFIFLKTDGQWLDPDAYLASHPHWDDCSLLPTSSRESTVHNATGRNAEDPLKKPGVIGAFCRTYTIQGAIEQFLSDIYEPSITPGRYDYIPADSSAGVVIYDEKFAYSHHATDPASGKLLNAFDLVRIHRFGDDDPKKSFNAMAEHASKDERVKLLITQERRAEADADFAPEGDWEKQLRYMPRSSLLENSVWNLNLILNNDPDFTGFAFNEMAGRIQVTSKMPWGRPIGNHFWRDADTAQLKSLIDSRYLAFSGRNHDVAFTKVADDRRFHPIRNYLDCLPPWDGISRVEELFIRFLKADNTQYTRAITRKTFAAAVARVYHPGIKFDSVLVLDGEQGIGKSTIVKDLVGSDYYSESLSLTDVNDKSAAEKLQGFWIVEIGELAGMKKADIEKVKAFFSTSDDQYRPSYGRTVESHPRQCVIIATVNGEHGYLRDVTGNRRYWIVKSNQPRHKMTWRCTEEFRSQFWAEAKSIWEAGERLYLEGDLLYEAEDVQTQAMETDDREGLVRKYLDTLLPENWDAMDMYERRAYFSERGSGMVAKGTVRRTAVCNMEIWCECYAKDPSTISKNDSYGITAIMQKIGGWTKYCGTKNGTMYFPIYGKQRAFVLQDVEQESARSKLVPELVPQENDEVPF; from the coding sequence ATGCGTAACCTACCCATAGCCTATGGCAACAGCTGTTATGCGAAAACCTGGACAAACAAGACCACGACATTCGATGAACTCTGCATGCGATTGTCTGAAACCATACGCACCACAGAATCAGTGGAGGAATACCCAAAGCTGTTGAAAGCAGAGCGCGACCGCATCAAGGACAAAGGTGGATTCGTCGGAGGACAGCTAAGGAATAACCGCAGAAAACGGGAATCCGTAGCTAGCCGCTCCATGCTCACTCTTGATGCCGATCATGCGACACCTGAGTTAATCTCATCATTCAAGACCTCTTGTGCATACGCAGCGTGCCTTTATACCACGCACGGACATACCACTGAGGCTCCTCGAGCGAGGATCATCGTACCGATGGTCCGTGATGTCACACCCGATGAGTACATCGCGATCGCACGCTATTTCACCGATAGTCTTGGAATCGACCAATTCGATGAATGTTCCTACCGCCCGCACCAATTAATGTATTGGCCAACCACTCCATCAAACGGAGAATTTATTTTCTTGAAGACCGATGGGCAATGGCTTGATCCGGATGCCTACCTCGCGTCACACCCGCATTGGGACGACTGCTCACTTCTTCCTACTTCCAGCCGAGAAAGTACAGTACATAATGCCACGGGAAGAAATGCAGAAGACCCTCTGAAAAAACCGGGGGTGATTGGAGCTTTTTGTCGGACATACACTATACAGGGAGCAATTGAACAGTTTCTTTCAGATATCTATGAACCCTCAATTACCCCTGGCCGATATGACTATATCCCTGCCGATTCCAGTGCCGGCGTGGTGATCTATGATGAAAAATTCGCCTACTCACATCATGCTACCGATCCCGCCTCAGGCAAACTCCTCAATGCGTTTGATCTGGTGAGGATCCATCGCTTTGGGGATGACGATCCGAAGAAATCCTTCAACGCGATGGCCGAGCATGCCAGCAAGGATGAAAGGGTTAAATTGCTGATTACCCAGGAGCGCCGTGCGGAGGCTGATGCCGACTTTGCACCCGAGGGGGATTGGGAAAAACAACTGCGGTACATGCCCCGAAGTAGCCTGTTGGAGAACAGCGTATGGAACCTCAACCTGATCCTCAACAACGATCCTGATTTCACCGGCTTCGCTTTCAACGAAATGGCGGGACGCATCCAAGTCACCTCCAAGATGCCTTGGGGCAGGCCTATAGGAAACCACTTCTGGCGCGATGCTGATACGGCCCAATTGAAATCTCTCATCGACTCACGCTATCTCGCGTTCTCTGGTCGCAACCATGATGTCGCTTTCACAAAGGTCGCAGATGACCGTCGGTTCCACCCCATCCGTAATTACTTGGATTGCTTGCCGCCATGGGATGGTATTTCACGGGTCGAAGAACTGTTCATTCGTTTTCTGAAAGCCGACAACACTCAATACACGCGGGCGATAACCCGAAAAACCTTTGCTGCAGCGGTGGCCCGCGTCTACCACCCGGGAATCAAATTCGACAGCGTTCTCGTACTCGATGGCGAACAGGGAATCGGCAAGAGTACGATCGTGAAGGATCTGGTAGGTAGCGATTACTACTCAGAGTCCCTCTCCCTGACCGATGTGAATGACAAGTCGGCTGCTGAGAAGTTGCAGGGTTTCTGGATTGTGGAGATAGGCGAGCTTGCAGGAATGAAGAAGGCCGACATTGAGAAGGTCAAGGCATTCTTCTCAACCTCGGACGATCAATATCGTCCAAGTTATGGCAGGACGGTCGAAAGCCATCCCCGCCAATGTGTGATCATCGCGACGGTCAACGGGGAACATGGATACCTTCGGGATGTCACCGGGAACCGACGATACTGGATCGTCAAGTCCAACCAGCCACGCCATAAAATGACTTGGCGATGCACCGAGGAATTCCGATCACAATTCTGGGCAGAGGCCAAGTCCATCTGGGAAGCGGGGGAAAGACTCTACCTCGAAGGTGATCTTCTGTATGAGGCAGAGGATGTCCAGACTCAAGCCATGGAAACTGATGACCGCGAAGGTCTTGTCAGAAAGTATCTCGACACCTTGTTGCCTGAGAACTGGGATGCGATGGACATGTACGAACGGCGCGCATATTTCTCCGAGAGGGGCAGCGGCATGGTGGCCAAGGGAACTGTCAGACGAACGGCTGTATGCAACATGGAAATCTGGTGCGAGTGCTATGCAAAGGACCCCTCTACGATCAGCAAGAACGACTCATATGGCATCACTGCCATCATGCAGAAAATCGGAGGTTGGACCAAATATTGTGGAACGAAGAATGGAACGATGTACTTCCCGATCTATGGCAAGCAGCGAGCCTTCGTTCTACAGGATGTGGAACAAGAATCAGCTCGTTCCAAGCTTGTTCCAGAGCTCGTTCCACAAGAAAACGACGAAGTACCATTCTAG
- a CDS encoding site-specific DNA-methyltransferase, producing the protein MTIEQKHIDELLPADYNPRKDLKSGDAEYEKLKRSIEQFGYVEPVIWNRTTGRVVGGHQRLKILRDAGHTELECVVVDLSEDKEKALNIALNKISGEWDKDKLALLITDLQGLDFDVSLTGFDPAEIDDLFKDSLAEGVHDDDFDVEAELEKPALTKSGDLWKLGRHRLVCGDSTKAETFSLLMAGSKANLVVTDPPYNVNYEGSAGKIKNDNMANEAFAQFLLDAFTNTASHMADDASIYVFHADTEGLNFRKAFSEAGFYLSGTCIWKKQSLVLGRSPYQWQHEPVLFGWKKKGKHLWYTGRKESTIWEFDKPKKNGEHPTMKPVALLAYPIMNSSMSNTLVLDPFGGSGSTLVACEQTERSCATIELDEKYCDVIVRRYIELIGSTSGVTVQRDGLDYPYEVVASQEAQDG; encoded by the coding sequence ATGACCATTGAACAGAAACACATCGATGAGCTGCTGCCTGCAGACTACAACCCGCGCAAGGACCTCAAGAGCGGTGATGCCGAGTATGAGAAGCTCAAGCGCTCGATCGAGCAGTTCGGCTATGTGGAGCCGGTGATCTGGAACAGGACCACCGGCCGGGTCGTTGGGGGCCACCAGAGGTTGAAAATCCTCAGGGACGCCGGGCATACCGAGCTCGAGTGCGTGGTCGTGGATCTCTCCGAGGACAAGGAGAAGGCCCTCAACATTGCATTGAACAAGATCAGCGGCGAGTGGGACAAGGACAAGTTGGCCTTGCTCATAACCGATCTGCAGGGTCTGGACTTCGACGTATCGCTCACCGGCTTCGACCCGGCCGAGATCGACGACCTGTTCAAGGACTCGCTAGCCGAGGGCGTGCACGACGACGACTTCGACGTGGAAGCAGAACTGGAAAAGCCCGCGCTCACCAAGAGCGGGGACCTGTGGAAACTGGGAAGGCACCGCCTGGTATGCGGGGACAGCACCAAGGCAGAGACATTCTCCCTTCTCATGGCAGGGTCCAAGGCGAACCTGGTGGTCACCGACCCGCCGTACAACGTCAACTATGAGGGCTCGGCCGGCAAGATCAAGAACGACAATATGGCAAACGAGGCCTTCGCCCAGTTCCTGCTCGATGCCTTCACCAACACCGCCTCTCATATGGCCGACGATGCCTCCATCTACGTATTCCATGCCGATACCGAGGGACTTAACTTTCGTAAGGCCTTCAGTGAGGCGGGTTTCTACCTCTCGGGCACCTGCATCTGGAAAAAGCAGTCGCTGGTGCTCGGCCGCTCGCCCTACCAGTGGCAGCACGAGCCGGTGCTCTTCGGATGGAAGAAGAAAGGCAAGCACCTGTGGTACACCGGGCGCAAGGAATCGACCATCTGGGAATTCGACAAACCCAAGAAGAACGGCGAACACCCTACCATGAAGCCGGTGGCCCTCCTGGCCTACCCGATCATGAACTCCTCGATGAGCAACACGCTGGTGCTCGACCCGTTCGGCGGCAGCGGAAGCACCCTGGTCGCCTGTGAGCAGACTGAACGGAGCTGTGCCACCATCGAGCTGGATGAGAAGTACTGCGATGTGATCGTCAGGCGCTACATCGAACTCATCGGCTCGACGTCAGGGGTGACCGTCCAGCGCGACGGATTGGATTACCCCTATGAGGTAGTCGCCTCCCAGGAGGCCCAGGATGGATGA
- a CDS encoding P27 family phage terminase small subunit, which translates to MVQLPEAPELQGADMPPAKYYMTVTQKSGIELDAAEVYQETWDWLKARRCEELVSSQIIHQYAMAVARWIQCEMAVSEYGFLAKHPTTGAAIASPYVAMSREYMKQVNQIWYQIFQIVKENNATSYQGANPQDDLMERLLTARR; encoded by the coding sequence GTGGTTCAGCTGCCCGAGGCTCCCGAGCTGCAGGGCGCGGACATGCCTCCGGCCAAGTATTACATGACGGTGACCCAGAAAAGCGGTATCGAGCTCGATGCCGCAGAGGTCTACCAGGAGACATGGGACTGGCTTAAAGCCAGGCGGTGCGAAGAATTGGTGAGCAGCCAGATCATACACCAGTACGCGATGGCGGTGGCCCGATGGATCCAGTGCGAGATGGCCGTCAGTGAGTACGGCTTCCTCGCAAAGCACCCTACTACAGGTGCTGCGATAGCCTCTCCTTACGTGGCGATGAGCCGCGAATACATGAAGCAGGTCAACCAGATCTGGTACCAGATCTTCCAGATCGTGAAGGAGAACAACGCCACCTCATACCAAGGAGCGAACCCTCAGGATGACCTGATGGAACGACTGCTCACCGCACGCCGGTAG
- a CDS encoding HNH endonuclease gives MTATRYGGTDDEENLMALCNRCHSALHGRQRDRWNVKR, from the coding sequence ATCACTGCCACTAGATATGGTGGTACGGATGACGAGGAGAACCTCATGGCACTATGCAACAGGTGCCACTCAGCCCTCCACGGGCGCCAGAGAGACCGATGGAACGTTAAAAGGTAA
- a CDS encoding VRR-NUC domain-containing protein, with the protein MLEKEIELQLLKAVKKKGGRAVKFISPGFDGMPDRLVLLPDGRCGFVEVKAPGKKMRALQLVRHEMLRALGFKAYVLDAKEQIEEIINDIYTA; encoded by the coding sequence ATGCTTGAGAAAGAGATCGAGTTGCAGCTGCTTAAGGCTGTGAAGAAGAAGGGAGGTCGGGCTGTGAAATTCATAAGCCCGGGCTTCGATGGGATGCCGGACCGATTGGTGCTGCTGCCCGATGGGCGGTGCGGCTTTGTGGAAGTGAAGGCCCCAGGCAAAAAGATGAGGGCACTCCAACTGGTAAGACATGAAATGTTGAGGGCCCTGGGATTCAAGGCATACGTGCTGGATGCAAAAGAGCAGATAGAGGAGATCATCAATGACATATACACCGCATGA
- the metK gene encoding methionine adenosyltransferase, translated as MKNHLTSESVCQGHPDKLCDYIADSILDACLSSDAYSRVACEVMATKGRIIVAGEITSRTKVNIRETVRTALSESGYNPKEFTISVFLHNQSSDIAGGVDTALEIREAEGKVDELGAGDQGTVYGYATDETPTCIPLPLELSHRICSILDKCRKNGTIMGIRSDGKAQVSVEYDDGIPVRVAAVIVSVQHERDKNLDTLKGELIEKVLEPAFSHFPLDAHTRILINPSGRFVEGGPAADTGLTGRKIMVDTYGGLALHGGGAFSGKDATKVDRSGAYMARMIAKTIVAAGLAKRCGVAISYAIGKAEPVAVHVHTFATGNIDDEQLADAVRTVFSLKPKDIIEELGLRSPIYNLTSCYGHFGNSLFAWEQVSERYIEALKGELDHDH; from the coding sequence ATGAAGAACCACCTCACATCCGAGAGTGTCTGCCAAGGACATCCCGACAAGCTGTGCGACTATATCGCCGATTCGATACTCGATGCCTGCCTAAGCAGCGATGCATATTCGCGCGTGGCCTGCGAGGTCATGGCGACCAAGGGCCGGATCATCGTCGCCGGTGAGATCACCAGCCGCACCAAGGTCAATATTCGCGAAACAGTACGTACGGCCCTCTCCGAGAGCGGCTACAATCCCAAGGAATTCACCATCAGCGTGTTCCTCCACAACCAGAGTTCAGACATTGCAGGTGGCGTCGATACCGCCCTTGAGATCAGGGAGGCCGAGGGTAAGGTGGATGAATTGGGAGCCGGGGACCAGGGTACTGTTTACGGATATGCAACCGATGAGACACCCACCTGCATCCCGCTGCCGCTTGAACTCTCTCACCGCATATGCAGCATCCTGGACAAGTGCAGGAAGAACGGTACCATCATGGGTATCCGCAGCGACGGCAAGGCCCAGGTTTCGGTGGAGTACGATGATGGCATTCCCGTCAGGGTTGCCGCCGTCATCGTCTCGGTCCAGCATGAGCGTGACAAGAACCTGGACACCCTCAAGGGAGAGCTCATCGAAAAGGTGCTCGAGCCTGCCTTCAGTCACTTCCCTCTCGATGCACACACCCGCATCCTCATCAATCCCTCCGGCCGTTTCGTCGAGGGCGGGCCTGCTGCCGATACCGGCCTTACAGGCCGCAAGATCATGGTCGACACCTACGGGGGTCTGGCATTGCACGGAGGCGGTGCCTTCAGCGGCAAGGATGCGACCAAGGTCGACAGGAGCGGTGCCTACATGGCACGCATGATCGCCAAAACCATCGTAGCCGCCGGCCTTGCCAAACGCTGCGGGGTAGCAATCTCGTATGCAATCGGAAAGGCCGAACCTGTCGCGGTACATGTACACACCTTCGCTACAGGAAATATCGACGATGAGCAGCTTGCGGATGCTGTCCGCACAGTCTTCAGCCTCAAGCCGAAGGACATCATCGAGGAGCTGGGGCTTCGCAGTCCCATATACAACCTCACCTCCTGCTACGGCCATTTCGGGAACTCCCTCTTTGCATGGGAGCAGGTGAGCGAACGGTATATAGAGGCGCTCAAGGGAGAACTTGATCATGACCATTGA
- a CDS encoding DUF4314 domain-containing protein: MDEMNKKRIEVLKLQYPKGCTVELVHMDDEQAPPKGTKGIVIQVDDIGTMHVAWETGSTLGVVPGVDMVRKPGEEIPRHKIF, from the coding sequence ATGGATGAGATGAACAAGAAACGAATTGAGGTACTCAAACTCCAATACCCAAAGGGATGTACGGTTGAGCTGGTGCACATGGATGACGAGCAAGCCCCACCCAAGGGGACCAAGGGAATCGTGATCCAGGTGGACGACATTGGGACCATGCACGTTGCCTGGGAGACCGGCTCGACACTGGGTGTGGTGCCGGGTGTCGACATGGTCAGGAAACCGGGTGAGGAGATCCCCCGGCATAAGATCTTCTAG
- a CDS encoding DUF7678 domain-containing protein codes for MWREGTLEIGKSVFTYCIKVYGEGSEYGIDEGRISKLMLKRNGNVVCNYDRGWDIRPRDTDTRQALVSLKKTYN; via the coding sequence ATGTGGAGAGAAGGAACTTTGGAGATCGGGAAGAGCGTTTTCACCTACTGTATCAAGGTGTACGGGGAGGGTTCGGAATACGGGATCGACGAGGGCAGGATCTCCAAGCTGATGCTCAAGAGGAATGGCAACGTCGTATGCAACTATGACCGCGGCTGGGACATCAGGCCACGTGACACTGATACCAGGCAGGCCCTTGTGAGCCTGAAGAAAACATACAACTGA
- a CDS encoding DUF1492 domain-containing protein: protein MKAKEYLSQAWYLDKRIKTKERQLDWLKSHAVYVSPKLTEVAKAPSIRRSPVEEAVVRITELENEINTSIAQLMRLKTEIAEAIRSVNSMECETLLEMRYITFLGWDQIASQLNYSQDYIYHLHRKALALVRVPGS from the coding sequence ATGAAAGCAAAGGAATATCTGTCGCAGGCATGGTATCTGGACAAACGCATCAAGACCAAGGAACGCCAGCTCGATTGGCTCAAAAGCCATGCCGTCTACGTATCCCCCAAACTCACAGAGGTGGCCAAGGCTCCGTCGATCCGTCGATCTCCCGTGGAGGAGGCGGTGGTACGGATCACCGAACTGGAAAATGAAATCAACACCAGCATTGCCCAGTTAATGAGACTGAAGACTGAAATCGCTGAAGCGATCCGGAGTGTGAACAGCATGGAGTGCGAGACGCTGCTGGAGATGCGTTACATCACCTTCCTAGGCTGGGACCAGATCGCATCCCAACTGAACTATAGCCAGGATTACATCTATCACCTGCACCGGAAGGCGCTGGCCCTGGTGAGGGTTCCTGGATCCTGA